The sequence below is a genomic window from Zygosaccharomyces rouxii strain CBS732 chromosome D complete sequence.
AATTCATTGGTATCAGGTAATCCAAAACTGAACTTGGCCTTTGTTGCTCAGTTGTTTAACACTCACCCAGGTCTAGAACCAATAGAGGAATCCGAAGCGCCAGAAATCGAGGAATTCGATGCTGAAGGTGAAAGAGAAGCAAGAGTCTTTACTCTGTGGTTGAATTCATTGGATGTGGATCCACCAATCGTCTCGTTGTTcgaagatttgaaagatggtCTTGTTCTATTACAAGCCTATGAAAAAGTCATACCTGGTGTGGTTAACTACTCTGTGGTTAACAGAAAACCAAACACAGGTGCTGAAATGTCCAGGTTTAAAGCTCTTGAGAATAACAACTACGCTGTGgaattgggtaaatttAACGGATTCTCCCTAGTCGGTATTGAAGGTTCCGATATCGTGGACGGTAACAAACTATTGACACTAGCTCTTGTCTGGCAATTGATGCGTAGAAACATTACAAACACTATTCGGAATCTGTCTTCTAGTGGTAGAGATATGAGTGAttctcaaattttgaaatgggCTCAAGACCAAGTCCACAAGGGCggtaaatcttccaagatacactctttcaaagattcaCAATTGTCTACTGCCCACTTTTTGCTGGATGTCTTGAACGGTATTGCGCCTGGTTACGTCGATTACAGTCTGGTGGCACCTGGTAccaatgatgatgagaaataCGCTAACGCAAGGTTAGCCATTTCCATTGCAAGAAAATTAGGTGCATTGATTTGGTTGGTTCCAGAGGATATTAACGAAGTGCGCTCAAGATTGATTATCACTTTCGTTGCGTCTTTGATGTCAGTCAACAAATGAACAGATAAAAGAAAGGGTCAAGACgtttttgttgttttttctttttactatttttactattattattttaattcatttCATATTATTCTTGGGCCATTTCGGTCTAAACCTTTTGCCTTTTCGATGCAATGTAACTAATAACTGCCGTTCTCAGAATTCAAATATATGTGAAGCCCATTCCCTTGTCCAGAGAAAATGAAAGTATTCTTATTTTAACTAGACACGTTATAATTTACACCGTCTCTCTTgaattggtaatttgatctttcaatttttcatcccattccaattttaattttgaCAAATATTCCTGTACATCGCTAGCACCCGTTGGGTCTACTTCTTGAGTCTGGATATATTCCATACCATCTCTACCAGATGCAGACccatatttcaaatactGTTCTTCGAAGTTAGGGTTTGCCAAGGTGGCCGCATACACTGGAGCATTAGCGGCTTTATATCCGTCAACATTATGCCAAACAGAACCAAGCCATCTGGCCAAATAGAACAATGCTAGCATCCCATAGTATgtgaaaatattcaaatAAATGGAGAAAGAGTTGCTAATGAAAATACCAGGTTGTACcaaatattgatgaattccGTGATTTTTCATATCCTTATAAGTAGCCATGTGTAAAAGATCCACTAACCTCTTGGAACCTTCATAAGAGGCATCAGATTTGAGCAATTGAATATCGTTGATAGAGAAATACTTGGGTTCTGACATGAGACTTGAAATCCAAACGACTGATGCCTTACCAGCTGTCAATTGAggtaaaatcttttgaatcaaatagTAAGGTCCAAACACATTGGCTTGAAATACGAGACCCAAATCGTCATCAGATTTTACACCAATTCTCTGGATCTTGTAGGATGGATAGGTAACAGATTTTATCAGATTGGTACATACTTCCTTGACGGCACCAATCCAATCAATACCACCATAGACACCTTGGGCTGCATtaacaaaaaaataatgaatttCCTTATACTTCTTTGTCAGCTCATAGTAAGCACCTAGTACACTTACCATATCAGTGAAATCTATCAACAAGTAGTCATAATCTACAATTCCTACCCTTGGACATTTCTTAGCGaacttttgaatcaaattgatgGCCTCCGTAGCACGAGGTAAAGTTCTTGATGTAACCACAATAGTCAATCTATTGGTAGGATCCTCTTGTTCTATCAATCTATAGGCGATATTTAACCCCAAATTGCTTTATTATTTCGATTGTAAGTAAGTTTGTTCATAACTTAAGTTAAATTACATCAGAGCTCAAAGACATACCTATTGGTGCCTGTTATAACGGCAACTTTTCTACCCACCATTGTAACACTACCAGAATTATTAGACTTAATACCTTAGACAAATAAGTAGTAGAAATTGTCTAAAATTTAACCTCTTCCTGTGACtgtttttttctcttttgatCGTTGCCTTAAGgtttcattgaaaaattgtagcGATGATCTCGTTTATTACATATACAAGGTAGAACTTGAAGCCTCTAAATATTCCTTAAATAATTTTACAATTCAATTCACGACATTTTTAATAAGTCAGTACAGTGACAACCGCATCCAGATGCGCATTGCTCACTTTGAGCCCACCAGTCTCTTGCACAAGATGCATGCATAACATGCTCACAACTTTCACATAAAAATATGTTCCTTGTAACTTTGAGACCACAGTAATTGCAACTGTGGAAATTAGGTTCTCTGTATTTATTCTCCATCCAACTTGTTCtgatttcaccaaataaatCTTGGTTATCATTTGATGTGTGAGAGTCAAAATCTGAAGTGTTCTTATGGATAGATTCGAAACTTATCTTGAGTAATTCTGCTCTTTGCATTGGTAACCCCCAAATATAGAGAAGTTTGGCATATTGGTAACTGTAAAATCTAAGTTTAACTGCATCATTTGGGTCCAATAATGATCGTACTGGTTGTCTAATTGCTGTCAAtacatcatcatcgatTAATTCGATAGTAACATTTGGTAGCTTTGAAGCATTCTGTTGGTTATGTGCGATTGTAGCACTCACCGCAGTATTACTTATTGGTGGACTCACAGTTGGTGCAATTGCGGCTGTGTTATTGTAATGTTTGAGACTGAAATAGTCTTCAGATTTGatagaaatttcatctgGCGAAGGTCTGTGTCTGTTGGATTCAAAAAAACTGGGAGCTACACCATTACTGGAAGATAAGTGTGATAACATATCGGTTCTCCAAGAATTTGCGTTTTCATTGGGGTTAAAATTAATTGTACTCTCCATCTTTTTATTAGCATGATTAGAATCCAATTTCTCAGCATTGGTAGTGGATAGGACTGAAGTTGCAGTATTAGCAGCCACTGCACCCAGCATGGCTAACATCTGTACATCGTTTCTCTTCTCAAAATAACTCAATACTTCCTTGATGTACCACTTGATCCCCATTGGATGATTGTCCCATATCAAATTGTATGGATCGGTCTCCTCATTAGTCATAAGAAGGTCAGAAAGAATCTGCCAACAATGGCTCTTCTCTTCTAACCCGTATTTTTCAGCGACTAGTGCATTATGTCTTGCCAATTCCCCTTGAGGGGCATCTGTAAATCTAAATTCTAGTGCTAAATCCTTACGGTCTGGAATTAAATGGCTAAAATCTTTCGTAATAACCAcattcttcatcttcttggaCTCTGTAGTCTTTCCTGATTCCGAGTTTACGGATTCAAATGTCTTGGACACCCTACCTCGTAGCGCAGGCAACTTAGTCCTGACGCCGATGTCATTGACCAAGATATCACTCCAGTCATCTTCAAAGCTATCGGAATATTCATCTGAATTACTTTCCTCCTCCGAAGTTACGTGGTTACTTTTTCCGAGGGGATTTGCCGCTGAAGGAATGGTCTCCACGTACCTTTTAGGCCTTAGATTCTTATTGGAATCAGTGGCATTATTTTCTGTGAGGATCATGTTTTTACGGCTGCCCTTTCTATGGTATCCATTCTGATGTTTCGCAGTATCTCTACTGGCCAGTCGAAGCATGGCTTGCTGCTTCTTGTCTTGCTTGCCCTCAGATGCAAAGAAGCATAGCAAGGTACCATTGGGAGACCAAATTGCACCACATTCAGTCGGTACTGGTGTACTGTCAAATGCCAAATCTCTACTTATTTGACCATCGAAATCGACACCCATATTGAGAACCTTGTCATCCTCTTTCTCTTCGGATTCTGAGGTAGAAGAATCGGACAAGTATTCAGTGGGATCCTCTGAACTAGGTACCGAAGACAGGTTTTCCATTGCCAATTGATCtgcaatttcaaaattcaaTAATGGTTCATCATTTTGACCTAATTCCTCGAGGTTGACCTTTTCGCCCAGTAAAAGCCTCAAACAAGGCTCTAAACAGTAAAGCCCTGAAGCTGTGCAAGTATCACTGATCTCTTTCAGTTGCTTGTTTATATATTCTCTCCTTTCGCTGGACAAATTACCATTGTCTTCAATGGAGAACACAGGAGGATAGCCCTTACTTGGATATTCAGGCGGCACTTTGACATCAATTCTTAAGAAGACATACTCATCAGGATTATTGTCAGACCAAGGCCCATTCAATGTAATAATCAATTCACCTGTAGATAcagatattttttcaaacaCGACTTTTGGAAATTTATGACCCAAAGAGCTTACTTCTTCCCccaaattttgtaaagttctttctttaaataTACTTTCAGGTGAGCTATTGTAATTCATTCTCACACCTGAAAGCCAAGAGATATGATTAACGTCCTTTTTACTCTTTAACCCTGATGTAGAGACGAAATTTTCCttaattcttttggaaTGGGAACCTAGTTGGGGTTTAGCCACTTCAGGTTCTCTATTATAAGTGGTATACTCATAGTCCGGGATACTTTCATCTAATTGTTGATGCCTATTGAAATTAATCTTCTCATAAACGGTTTCTGGTACTGGCCACAATCTGAGATCACAGTCCTTCGACCATGTTACCAGCTGAAATTCACGATCACATCCATCACTACCACAACTACTTCTCGATCTCCACACAAAATCTGTCACTCTATCATCATGTCCCTTAAATGCGTAGATAGGTTGTAGTTTAGAATCGTTAACCTCTTCCACACCATCTCTTTTTGCTAAACTAGCCACATAAACTGAATTGAACCCTCCAACTGAAGGCATTAGACAACAACCTTCACCAAATGGTAAGTACCTCCCTCGCCATATGGGGAAATCTGTTCTTATGGTCTTTATAGGTTCATTGCAACTTTTGGAATAATCCCAAAATTTTACGGAACCATCATTGGAACCTGTCATTAGTtctgttcttttgaatctATTAAAATCCACACTGTTAACGCTACTACCGTGTCCCACTAGTTTACCTAATGGTGTAGAACCTTTTCTCAAATCCCAGATACAAACGTCATTACCATGAGCTGATGCTAAAACATTTTGATCGTTAAAACTCCATTTCACCTGAGATGCTCCTGAAAGCCAGCCACTAGTGGTGTAGAATGGTCTCTGTGGACTTCTAAGATCCCAGGCATGAACATATGTATCGATAGAACAGGTTGCCAAAATATCTGGATGTTGTGGACTAAAATTGATATCTGTAATAGCTCTGAAATGTTTGTGTAAGACGTGCTCAATGGCATTAGATGACGGTTTAGCTAAATTCCAAATGATTGCCTTTTGGTTCGATGTCGACACAACCCAGTACGGCTTCGCAGGATGTGGTGACCATTGAACGTCTGCTACTTGCCATGGTGTAACATGTCTTAGCCACCTGGGTGGTGAAAACGGATCATCCAAATCTATAATGTGTAAACCTTGCTTGCTTGCCAGTACAACGTCCCTACCTGAAGGATTGATTGAAAGGGCATTAACACCACCATCTACTCTCAATGAAAGCGATTTACCAAAGGAAGGAGATTGATATGGATCTCCGCCGACGTAACCAACCATGAACCAATCATCAAATGACCCCAATGACCCTTTTGGAGACTGTTCCTTTAAAAGTTTTAATCAATTATGCCGTTTATCCTGAAAGTTGTACTCCTGATTTAAAAATCGACTAACATATACACACATACACACATACAAACATACACAAATTAGTTCCTAAACTTTGTACTTCTAAGGAACTTCCTTTTCAACTTAGGACGCTCATCAATATGAACTTCATGAGTTTCTAAATCGATGTCGGAACCCTCATCATCTGGTTCCTGACTGGCCCTTTCCTTAGCTAAACGTTCTTGCTTAACCCTTTTTTGAAACCTCTTACGTTTGATAGCTTCATTGGTCATGGCTCCTACTACGTAAGCACCTACGATGATTAATCCTAACATGAATCACTTGCACGTTTGTTTAGATTTACAGTGATTGATAATGTATAATGCTGTGTTTTATACAAGTTTTTGAGATGAGCAAACGGTCCAAACATGAAGGCGATCTATTGCGAAATACAATAATAGTGGCTATACTGTTAAGGGTCTAATCCCTCGTCACCGCATTAAATATTTCCTGAAATGGGGCTTTGGCACCAGTCCAGATTTCAAACTGAGCTACACCTTGGTGAACTAGTAATTCTCTTCCTGGAACCACTTGCCATTGGTACTTGTCATGtgctaatttcatcacaGGTGTAACATCTGGTTTGTAAGCTGCCTCCAATAGTGTGGGAACAAACGAATTATGCTTGCCTTTGTGTAGGAATCTTTCTAACTTTGCTAATAATTCAGTGTCGAGATCCTTGTCGGCTGGAACGCAGCTGACGGCAATGCCAATATGTTCATTCAAGTGATCAATTTGTTGTGTAGTCTCTGCTGCAACGACGTTGTACTCTTGAGGGAAGCTGTCTCTTAGttcaatggatttagaCACGGTTCTGTTAATCACAAAGATTCTGTGACATCCCAAGTTGTGGAGGGAATAGATGGCAGCTCGAGAAGTACCACCGGCACCGATGACAAGACCCGCCACATTCGACACCTTTTCAGGAACACCGTTACTTGTCAAACTGTGTTTGATACCAATCCAATCAGTATTATCACCCTTGAAATGATGATTACCCAATGGGATCACGGTGTTCATGGCACCGATGACTCTTGCGGCATCCGTCAGTTGATTCATGTACTTCATGATATCTAGTTTCAATGGGATTGTTACTGCTAGACCACCCAAGCTTGGTTCACCATCTAAAAGTGTTTCTTTAACTACTTGAGCAGAATCAGTTTCAAATCTATCGAAATGGTGTGGAAGACCATTCAATTTGTAACCAGTATTGTGTAGAACGGGGGATCTAGAATGGCTCACTGGGTTACCAACTACGAAAAACTTCTTGGAAGTAATACCACCCATAGAGGCAAAAATCTTGTTAATTTGGGCCAACGTCAATTGACCAGGTGCAGAAGAATTTGGCAAATGTTCTGATGTGATTGGTGTCAAGATTGGATTGAGCACACgagaaattttaccaatcTCACCCATGTTAATGGCAATCAATGGTTTGGACTTGTGTTCTTCCCTAAACCTTTCAAGCGCTAAATTATCCTCGAATTTGGTGGCAGTACCGACGAACTTAATCACATCGACATCGAGAGATAAGGCCTGATTGTATCTGTTTTCCCATTCAGGATCCTTCCATGGGTATTTAGCGCCAAAATCATGATGAGAACCTATGATCTTAGTATAGCCTTTTGTGTTAGAAACCTTGTACTGAACGTCAATAGGTAAAGTCAGTTCCAAATCTATGTACTCAACACAAGCCTTGAGAGCCACATCGAACAACCTTGCCATTCCGGTATAATCTTCATCGGGAAATTTACCTCCTTGTTTTTTGGTCCTCAAAGTGAAAACAATTGGCAAATCGTTAGTTGCAGTACGTAGGGTGGACAGTTGTTTGCTGACAAACTGGCTATCGTACTTGGCCAAATGGTCAACTCTTAACTCTACAGCATCACAGCCACGAACGATAGATGGTAGAACACTTGCTTTTTCTGTCAAATCTCCGAATGTTAAACACACGAATGCAGATCTCTTGTTAGGT
It includes:
- the MTC5 gene encoding Mtc5p (similar to uniprot|Q03897 Saccharomyces cerevisiae YDR128W Hypothetical ORF), with the protein product MVGYVGGDPYQSPSFGKSLSLRVDGGVNALSINPSGRDVVLASKQGLHIIDLDDPFSPPRWLRHVTPWQVADVQWSPHPAKPYWVVSTSNQKAIIWNLAKPSSNAIEHVLHKHFRAITDINFSPQHPDILATCSIDTYVHAWDLRSPQRPFYTTSGWLSGASQVKWSFNDQNVLASAHGNDVCIWDLRKGSTPLGKLVGHGSSVNSVDFNRFKRTELMTGSNDGSVKFWDYSKSCNEPIKTIRTDFPIWRGRYLPFGEGCCLMPSVGGFNSVYVASLAKRDGVEEVNDSKLQPIYAFKGHDDRVTDFVWRSRSSCGSDGCDREFQLVTWSKDCDLRLWPVPETVYEKINFNRHQQLDESIPDYEYTTYNREPEVAKPQLGSHSKRIKENFVSTSGLKSKKDVNHISWLSGVRMNYNSSPESIFKERTLQNLGEEVSSLGHKFPKVVFEKISVSTGELIITLNGPWSDNNPDEYVFLRIDVKVPPEYPSKGYPPVFSIEDNGNLSSERREYINKQLKEISDTCTASGLYCLEPCLRLLLGEKVNLEELGQNDEPLLNFEIADQLAMENLSSVPSSEDPTEYLSDSSTSESEEKEDDKVLNMGVDFDGQISRDLAFDSTPVPTECGAIWSPNGTLLCFFASEGKQDKKQQAMLRLASRDTAKHQNGYHRKGSRKNMILTENNATDSNKNLRPKRYVETIPSAANPLGKSNHVTSEEESNSDEYSDSFEDDWSDILVNDIGVRTKLPALRGRVSKTFESVNSESGKTTESKKMKNVVITKDFSHLIPDRKDLALEFRFTDAPQGELARHNALVAEKYGLEEKSHCWQILSDLLMTNEETDPYNLIWDNHPMGIKWYIKEVLSYFEKRNDVQMLAMLGAVAANTATSVLSTTNAEKLDSNHANKKMESTINFNPNENANSWRTDMLSHLSSSNGVAPSFFESNRHRPSPDEISIKSEDYFSLKHYNNTAAIAPTVSPPISNTAVSATIAHNQQNASKLPNVTIELIDDDVLTAIRQPVRSLLDPNDAVKLRFYSYQYAKLLYIWGLPMQRAELLKISFESIHKNTSDFDSHTSNDNQDLFGEIRTSWMENKYREPNFHSCNYCGLKVTRNIFLCESCEHVMHASCARDWWAQSEQCASGCGCHCTDLLKMS
- the ERG27 gene encoding 3-keto-steroid reductase (similar to uniprot|Q12452 Saccharomyces cerevisiae YLR100W ERG27 3-keto sterol reductase catalyzes the last of three steps required to remove two C-4 methyl groups from an intermediate in ergosterol biosynthesis mutants are sterol auxotrophs); the encoded protein is MVGRKVAVITGTNSNLGLNIAYRLIEQEDPTNRLTIVVTSRTLPRATEAINLIQKFAKKCPRVGIVDYDYLLIDFTDMVSVLGAYYELTKKYKEIHYFFVNAAQGVYGGIDWIGAVKEVCTNLIKSVTYPSYKIQRIGVKSDDDLGLVFQANVFGPYYLIQKILPQLTAGKASVVWISSLMSEPKYFSINDIQLLKSDASYEGSKRLVDLLHMATYKDMKNHGIHQYLVQPGIFISNSFSIYLNIFTYYGMLALFYLARWLGSVWHNVDGYKAANAPVYAATLANPNFEEQYLKYGSASGRDGMEYIQTQEVDPTGASDVQEYLSKLKLEWDEKLKDQITNSRETV